One region of Sulfurisphaera ohwakuensis genomic DNA includes:
- the mre11 gene encoding DNA double-strand break repair protein Mre11 — MQILHISDTHLGKRQYNLDFREQDVYDTFSQLVDIAIKEHVDGIIHTGDLFDINDPPNKAEIVAIRELKRLKEFGIPFIVIAGDHDSPKKFTAIYPQKILEEFDLIKFLSKPDTPYKLGDITIYGISHVPNVAKERLKELLSRLKPENKRSILLLHQGLKEVLPYEGAWQIQIDDLPKTFSYYALGHFHTRRVFQLDGGRIIEIAGSPDILREEEIEGYEKEGKGATLIDFSGDIPSIQKINIDVRKQYVVILNTNNLKEEIRKLREKYDTKNEKKPIFHIILEGKSIPKNVLMKELQEINNFAPYWRIYKDNTKEKDEKDVKIDLPTDTTIENLIYNYLVKIANFSETEARIIIDIINRADEREYVKEELMKMIGVENDNKKD, encoded by the coding sequence ATGCAAATTCTACATATTTCTGATACGCATTTGGGTAAGAGACAGTACAATCTTGACTTTAGAGAACAAGATGTGTATGATACTTTTTCACAACTTGTTGATATCGCTATTAAAGAGCATGTAGATGGCATAATACATACTGGTGATTTATTCGATATAAATGATCCGCCAAATAAGGCAGAAATAGTAGCTATAAGAGAACTTAAAAGGTTAAAAGAATTTGGAATTCCATTTATAGTTATTGCGGGAGACCATGATAGTCCAAAAAAGTTTACAGCTATCTATCCTCAGAAAATATTAGAAGAATTTGATTTAATTAAATTCTTGTCTAAACCAGACACACCGTATAAATTAGGTGACATTACTATTTATGGTATTTCACATGTTCCAAATGTTGCCAAGGAGAGATTAAAAGAATTACTTTCTAGATTAAAACCGGAAAATAAGAGAAGTATATTACTCTTACATCAAGGTCTAAAGGAGGTATTACCCTATGAGGGAGCTTGGCAGATACAAATAGACGATTTACCTAAAACTTTTTCCTATTATGCTTTAGGTCACTTTCATACAAGAAGGGTGTTTCAGCTTGATGGCGGAAGAATTATTGAGATAGCTGGTTCACCAGATATATTGAGAGAAGAAGAAATAGAAGGATATGAAAAAGAGGGAAAGGGTGCAACGCTCATAGATTTCTCTGGTGATATACCTTCGATCCAGAAAATTAACATAGATGTTCGAAAGCAATATGTAGTAATTTTAAACACTAATAATCTAAAGGAGGAGATAAGAAAGTTAAGAGAAAAATATGATACAAAAAATGAGAAAAAACCCATATTTCATATTATACTTGAAGGAAAGTCTATTCCTAAAAATGTCTTAATGAAAGAGCTACAAGAAATTAATAATTTTGCTCCTTATTGGAGAATATATAAAGATAATACAAAAGAGAAAGATGAAAAAGATGTTAAAATTGATTTACCTACAGATACTACAATAGAAAATCTAATATATAATTATCTAGTTAAAATTGCTAATTTTTCAGAGACTGAGGCCAGAATAATAATTGATATAATTAACCGAGCTGATGAAAGAGAATATGTTAAGGAAGAATTAATGAAAATGATTGGTGTTGAAAATGATAATAAGAAGGATTGA
- a CDS encoding CBS domain-containing protein produces MSIIREPVIVRPHDSLLHTVKIMTMEYVPKLIVADENEIPLGSISQKDVLNFIYKMGDRELDSVYVSEAMKKDIITVNSSIEPLEASQIMIEKKAPLLIVISDTGKILGMIIKSDLAQYYATLIRGIHKVSEYMSKNPITVNKDSTLDEAIKIILEKNIGRLIVEDNGKILGTITTTDLLYLAPVLKFKDLKIKVKEVMTPTIVVMDENEDLNYAAKLMANRKVKGIPIVSANGELKGIVTTTDIVRALTDEKVRKYLLELKLYTSTF; encoded by the coding sequence ATGAGCATAATTAGAGAACCCGTAATAGTAAGACCACACGATAGTTTATTACACACAGTAAAAATTATGACTATGGAGTATGTACCTAAGCTAATAGTCGCAGATGAGAATGAAATTCCTTTAGGCTCAATATCACAGAAAGATGTCCTTAATTTTATTTACAAAATGGGTGATAGAGAATTAGATAGTGTTTATGTCTCAGAGGCAATGAAAAAAGATATAATAACAGTCAATAGTTCAATTGAACCCTTAGAAGCATCACAAATAATGATAGAGAAAAAAGCGCCATTATTAATAGTGATATCAGATACAGGAAAAATACTGGGCATGATTATCAAAAGTGACTTAGCTCAATATTATGCTACATTAATTAGGGGTATTCATAAAGTAAGTGAGTATATGAGTAAGAACCCAATAACAGTAAATAAGGATTCAACTTTAGATGAGGCAATAAAAATAATACTAGAAAAAAATATAGGAAGACTAATTGTTGAAGATAACGGAAAAATACTCGGAACTATTACTACAACTGACTTGTTATATCTGGCTCCAGTATTAAAATTTAAAGACCTTAAGATAAAGGTAAAAGAAGTCATGACACCAACTATTGTAGTAATGGATGAAAATGAAGATTTGAACTATGCTGCAAAATTAATGGCTAATAGAAAAGTGAAGGGAATACCTATAGTAAGCGCTAATGGAGAATTGAAAGGAATTGTTACAACTACTGATATTGTTAGAGCTCTTACCGATGAAAAAGTAAGAAAATATTTACTGGAGTTAAAATTATATACTTCTACTTTTTAA
- a CDS encoding cation diffusion facilitator family transporter, with protein MKRAVIIYWIIFVAFLIPFILGKNVIALAESFHDLIDALTITFSYYVTRIVNNSSSVYTYGLHRLEVLSAVINLMIIIFGSIFTLYLSLIFSSGEYSLLTIILSMIVIPLLLSIENEDEKDFNKKSVVLHSLFDVLSYIIGVFVLIIYQITSINIVILLGVISIVILSIFMSINPLKQSFLIMLEGSPINTNELEKDLKGINPGVHHIHVWAICGHIKVATIHVEVNENMTVKEIDVEREKIQRFLKEKYDIDHVTIQFESKKVD; from the coding sequence ATGAAACGTGCCGTTATAATATATTGGATAATCTTTGTTGCATTTCTTATACCATTTATCCTTGGTAAAAATGTGATTGCGCTAGCCGAAAGTTTTCATGACCTTATTGATGCGCTCACTATTACATTCTCCTATTACGTTACGAGAATAGTAAATAATTCCTCTTCAGTATATACCTATGGATTACATAGACTAGAGGTTCTTTCGGCCGTAATAAATTTGATGATAATAATATTTGGTTCGATTTTTACATTATATCTTTCATTAATTTTTTCTAGTGGTGAATACTCTTTATTAACTATAATACTCTCTATGATAGTAATTCCACTACTACTTTCAATAGAAAATGAAGATGAAAAAGATTTTAACAAAAAATCTGTAGTATTACACTCTCTATTTGATGTCTTATCCTATATAATAGGAGTTTTTGTTCTTATAATATATCAAATAACTTCTATAAATATAGTTATTTTACTGGGAGTAATTTCTATAGTGATTCTTAGCATTTTCATGTCTATAAATCCTTTAAAGCAATCTTTTTTGATTATGCTAGAAGGTTCTCCAATAAATACTAATGAACTAGAAAAGGATCTTAAAGGTATAAATCCAGGGGTTCATCATATACATGTTTGGGCTATATGTGGGCATATCAAGGTAGCAACTATTCATGTTGAAGTTAATGAGAATATGACTGTTAAAGAGATTGATGTAGAAAGGGAAAAAATACAGAGATTTTTAAAAGAAAAATATGATATAGATCACGTCACAATTCAATTTGAGTCTAAAAAAGTTGACTAG
- the herA gene encoding DNA double-strand break repair helicase HerA, with translation MIIGYVVGSATTQEANVLLEKKVRSGYYVTLEYDDEKVLGLVTLITTGSPLVDDSLNDIELIQRIKQMGNKIPIYMKAKVKLLCKLDGKLSQPDLPPVAGTPVRLATNEELSTIFSEGTIRIGKLIGSDVEVRIRVNALTRHLAILAATGSGKSNTVAVLSSRLSEVFGSVLIFDYHGEYYESDIKNLNDIEPKINPLNLTPDEFATLLEIRENATIQYRILRRAFKSFLEETREKLKNGNVNYNELNINFRNLILKKVDEVSKNEKRKDSKDEVINKIEDFLDRYSEIIDFTAGDVVDKIKIGKVNVINLSSLDEDAIDAIVSHYLRKILTSRKENKMKRKIGLRFPVLVVIEEAHVLLSKDSNTLTKHWAGRIAREGRKFGVGLIIVSQRPKGIDENILSQMTNKIILKMVEPSDKKYVLETSDNLSEDIVEGLSALDTGEAVIVGNIVRMPAIVKIDKFEGKLAGSDPNLIEEWKRAKEEIEEHSDVLNWGE, from the coding sequence ATGATAATTGGTTATGTAGTTGGTTCAGCAACTACTCAAGAAGCAAACGTGTTATTAGAGAAAAAAGTAAGATCGGGTTACTACGTTACCTTAGAATATGATGATGAAAAAGTATTAGGCTTAGTAACGTTAATTACTACCGGAAGTCCTTTAGTTGATGATAGTCTCAATGATATTGAACTTATACAGCGAATAAAACAAATGGGGAATAAAATTCCTATTTACATGAAAGCTAAAGTTAAGTTACTTTGTAAGTTGGACGGAAAACTCTCTCAGCCTGACTTACCTCCAGTAGCTGGAACACCTGTAAGATTAGCAACTAACGAAGAACTAAGTACTATATTTTCTGAGGGGACTATAAGGATTGGTAAATTAATTGGAAGCGATGTTGAGGTTAGGATCAGAGTAAACGCATTAACAAGACACTTAGCTATTCTAGCTGCAACAGGGTCTGGAAAATCTAATACAGTAGCTGTTCTTTCCTCTAGGTTATCTGAGGTATTTGGATCAGTGCTAATTTTTGATTATCACGGAGAATATTATGAGAGTGATATTAAGAATTTAAATGATATAGAACCAAAAATAAATCCTCTAAATTTGACTCCAGATGAATTTGCGACATTACTTGAAATTAGAGAAAATGCTACAATTCAATATAGGATATTAAGGAGAGCATTCAAAAGTTTTCTTGAAGAAACTAGAGAAAAATTAAAAAATGGTAATGTAAATTATAATGAGCTTAACATTAATTTTAGGAATTTAATACTTAAAAAGGTTGATGAAGTAAGTAAAAACGAGAAACGAAAAGATAGTAAAGATGAGGTTATTAACAAAATAGAAGACTTTCTAGATAGATACTCCGAGATTATTGACTTCACTGCTGGTGATGTTGTAGATAAAATAAAAATAGGTAAAGTAAATGTAATAAACTTAAGTTCTCTAGATGAAGATGCAATTGATGCGATTGTTTCTCACTATTTAAGAAAAATATTAACTTCTAGGAAAGAAAATAAGATGAAAAGAAAAATAGGTTTAAGATTTCCAGTATTAGTAGTTATTGAAGAAGCTCATGTGTTATTATCTAAAGATAGTAATACTCTAACAAAACATTGGGCTGGGAGAATTGCTAGAGAAGGGAGAAAATTCGGTGTTGGTCTAATAATCGTTAGCCAGAGACCTAAAGGAATTGACGAGAATATTTTAAGCCAAATGACTAACAAGATAATCCTTAAGATGGTTGAGCCTTCTGATAAGAAATACGTGCTTGAAACTAGTGACAACCTTAGTGAAGATATAGTAGAAGGTCTTTCAGCCTTAGACACCGGAGAAGCAGTGATAGTAGGTAATATAGTAAGGATGCCAGCTATAGTAAAAATTGATAAGTTTGAGGGAAAATTAGCTGGAAGCGACCCCAACTTAATAGAAGAATGGAAGAGAGCTAAAGAAGAAATTGAGGAACACTCAGATGTATTAAATTGGGGTGAGTAA
- a CDS encoding methyltransferase domain-containing protein, with translation MEIFTDPEGYKRWYEIHNKIYESEKRLVSEFKPKNCLDIGAGPAIFHEIFSGNTISLDISIFMLKEIGEKEDKILADANFLPFRDNSIPCIFISVTICFLNDISLFYKEVERVTKERVVTCFIPRNSTWGEYYYELGLKGHKYYSHANFIKKEDLYNILKKFFEISTIKSTLFFSPDEPEKMDRIEDGDKGSFVCVEAKKRSSAPHSSVLNSLS, from the coding sequence ATGGAAATTTTTACTGACCCAGAAGGGTATAAAAGATGGTATGAAATTCATAATAAGATTTACGAATCTGAGAAGAGACTAGTATCTGAATTTAAACCTAAAAATTGCTTAGATATAGGTGCAGGTCCAGCTATTTTCCATGAAATATTTTCTGGTAATACAATCTCTCTAGATATATCAATTTTTATGCTTAAAGAAATAGGAGAGAAAGAAGATAAAATTCTAGCTGATGCAAATTTTCTTCCTTTTAGAGATAACTCGATTCCTTGTATATTTATCTCTGTAACGATTTGTTTTTTAAATGATATTTCTCTATTCTATAAAGAAGTAGAAAGAGTTACAAAAGAAAGAGTAGTAACTTGTTTTATACCACGTAATTCTACATGGGGTGAATATTATTATGAACTTGGATTAAAAGGGCATAAATATTATTCTCATGCAAATTTCATCAAGAAAGAAGATTTATACAATATACTTAAGAAATTCTTTGAAATATCTACAATTAAGTCTACTTTATTTTTCTCACCAGACGAGCCTGAAAAAATGGATAGAATAGAAGATGGTGATAAAGGGTCTTTTGTTTGTGTTGAAGCTAAAAAGAGGTCGTCGGCCCCTCACTCATCGGTGCTTAACAGCCTCTCATGA
- a CDS encoding NAD(P)H-hydrate dehydratase: MIDTKRMRAIEINSEALGIPTLLLMENAGRSVKDEILARIKPNNAVIFVGHGGKGGDGLVTARHLAGEGVKVKVIILGENKHRDAVFNYNAILDMDYSIEINEIKDLEELKPVEADVLVDAMLGTGFRGKPREPFATAIRVFNESKGFKVSIDLPSGIDADTGEAPGEYVKPDLVVTFHDMKKGLLRYNFNVIVKKIGIPPEAEIYVGPGDVVVSIKKRDYKSKKGDNGRVLVIGGSYTFTGAPTLSALAALRTGADLVYVASSEDTAKIIAGYSPDLITIKLSGKNISPNNLEELKPWIDRADSVIIGPGMGLSEETIEASKMIVNYLMEKNKPAVIDADALKAISGYKLYPNAVITPHAGEFKIFFKEETEKDIRKRITQVVAKAKECNCVVLLKGYVDIISDGMEFRLNKTGNPGMTVGGTGDTLTGIVGTFLAQKLSPFDAAAIGVFVNSLSGTLAYSELGPHITPSDILNKIPIVLNDPIESFKKKIYKRIINS; this comes from the coding sequence ATGATAGACACAAAAAGAATGCGTGCTATTGAAATAAATAGCGAGGCTTTAGGAATTCCAACTCTTCTATTGATGGAAAATGCTGGAAGAAGTGTAAAAGATGAGATCTTAGCAAGGATTAAACCGAATAATGCAGTAATATTTGTTGGACATGGAGGAAAAGGAGGGGATGGGTTAGTAACTGCAAGGCACTTAGCTGGCGAAGGTGTTAAGGTAAAAGTTATTATTTTAGGAGAAAATAAGCACAGAGACGCGGTTTTTAACTATAATGCTATTCTTGACATGGACTATTCTATTGAGATTAATGAAATAAAGGATCTTGAAGAGTTGAAACCAGTTGAAGCTGATGTGTTAGTAGATGCAATGTTAGGTACAGGATTTAGGGGAAAACCAAGGGAACCATTTGCTACGGCAATAAGAGTATTTAACGAGAGTAAAGGTTTCAAAGTCTCAATAGATCTACCTTCTGGGATAGACGCTGATACTGGTGAAGCTCCAGGAGAATATGTTAAGCCTGATTTAGTAGTGACTTTTCACGATATGAAGAAAGGGTTATTGAGATATAATTTTAATGTAATTGTAAAGAAAATTGGAATACCACCAGAAGCTGAAATTTACGTTGGTCCAGGTGATGTAGTAGTTAGCATAAAGAAAAGGGATTATAAATCTAAGAAAGGTGACAATGGTAGAGTATTGGTAATAGGTGGTAGTTATACTTTTACCGGAGCGCCTACTTTGTCAGCATTAGCGGCATTAAGAACTGGAGCCGATTTGGTTTACGTTGCTTCTTCTGAAGATACCGCTAAAATTATAGCTGGATACTCTCCAGATTTAATTACTATAAAACTTTCTGGTAAAAACATCTCACCTAATAATTTAGAGGAATTAAAACCCTGGATAGATAGGGCTGATAGTGTAATCATAGGACCTGGAATGGGTTTAAGTGAAGAAACTATAGAAGCATCAAAAATGATTGTGAACTACTTAATGGAAAAGAACAAGCCTGCGGTAATTGATGCCGATGCTTTAAAGGCAATTTCTGGGTACAAGCTCTATCCGAATGCCGTAATAACTCCTCATGCTGGAGAATTTAAGATATTTTTCAAGGAAGAGACTGAAAAAGATATAAGAAAAAGAATTACTCAAGTTGTAGCTAAGGCTAAGGAGTGTAATTGTGTCGTTTTACTAAAAGGCTATGTAGATATAATAAGTGATGGTATGGAGTTCAGACTAAATAAAACCGGTAATCCTGGAATGACTGTGGGAGGGACTGGTGATACCTTGACTGGTATTGTAGGGACGTTTCTTGCTCAAAAATTATCTCCTTTCGATGCTGCTGCAATAGGTGTGTTTGTGAATAGTTTATCGGGGACTTTAGCTTACTCTGAATTAGGGCCTCATATTACTCCTTCTGATATTTTAAATAAAATTCCGATTGTATTAAATGATCCCATAGAATCATTTAAGAAAAAAATATATAAGAGAATTATTAATTCATGA
- the nurA gene encoding DNA double-strand break repair nuclease NurA has product MIKDVYELLLSRKNEIEKQISLLDETSNNLLKEKIKEKWKEYCQIQGKLSTVLAIDGGMWIKELRSGIVYIVNAEIVKAEGFNVTPIDSKALIGVLRPGNMAKERVSLLMQLLELKLGLKHGDKAEYILFDGSIVKKIGKHKFSTKISLLDDINVMDDKIYSLEENDEELMHKYLVAENQLVMSALISKYKGKLVWISKNSKSTELFQENISDVSLLELFTKNCGYTIGVEKKISSENIISPKASTILSNVSFYSFYTRLKEGEKILKIEMFNNEIENIISILSPISIKGYPYPLLKVHTDVKVSRQDRERIQQLLNIKKKDIEWWPSQLF; this is encoded by the coding sequence ATGATTAAGGATGTCTACGAGCTATTATTATCTAGAAAAAATGAAATTGAAAAACAGATTAGTTTGTTAGATGAGACCTCCAATAATTTGTTAAAAGAAAAAATAAAAGAAAAGTGGAAGGAATACTGCCAAATTCAAGGCAAGCTTTCTACCGTATTAGCAATAGACGGTGGAATGTGGATCAAAGAATTACGTTCTGGAATAGTTTATATAGTAAACGCTGAAATTGTGAAAGCAGAAGGATTTAATGTTACTCCTATAGATTCTAAAGCTTTGATTGGCGTTTTAAGACCTGGTAATATGGCTAAAGAGAGAGTATCACTTTTAATGCAACTGCTAGAGTTAAAATTAGGATTAAAGCACGGAGATAAAGCTGAATATATTCTCTTTGATGGAAGTATAGTTAAGAAAATTGGTAAGCATAAATTTTCAACAAAAATATCATTATTAGATGATATTAATGTGATGGACGATAAAATTTACTCATTAGAGGAAAATGATGAAGAACTTATGCATAAGTATTTAGTTGCAGAAAATCAATTAGTTATGTCTGCGTTAATTAGTAAATATAAAGGCAAACTTGTTTGGATATCCAAGAATAGTAAATCTACAGAGTTATTTCAAGAGAATATAAGTGATGTCTCCTTATTAGAATTATTTACTAAGAATTGTGGTTATACTATTGGCGTTGAAAAAAAGATAAGTAGTGAAAATATTATTTCGCCAAAGGCTTCTACCATATTATCAAATGTATCATTTTATTCATTTTACACCAGATTAAAAGAAGGAGAAAAAATATTGAAAATTGAGATGTTTAACAATGAAATTGAGAATATTATTTCTATATTATCTCCTATAAGCATTAAGGGATATCCCTACCCATTATTAAAAGTTCATACTGATGTTAAAGTATCTAGACAAGATAGAGAGAGAATACAACAATTACTTAACATAAAAAAGAAAGATATTGAATGGTGGCCTAGTCAACTTTTTTAG
- the rad50 gene encoding DNA double-strand break repair ATPase Rad50 codes for MIIRRIDIENFLSHERSSIEFKGTVNVIIGHNGAGKSSIIDAISFSLFRKSLRDAKKQEDLIKRGAGRATVTLYLETKGKIYVIKRNAPNQYTSEDTISELVNETRRTVARGATTVSQKIKELLNLDEEVLKSTIIVGQGKIESVFENLPDVTKKILKIDKIEKLRDSNGPIKEVMDKINNKIIELQSLEKYKNESENQKIQKEKELENIKRELEDLNIKEEEKKKRYEEIVKLNEEEEKKEKRYVELVSLLSKLKDDISKLREEIKDENKLIEEREKIEKDVLEKDKLIEEREKIIEAQNKIKLAQEKEKSLKTIKINLAELEEKLKRKRELEEDYKKYIEIKRELEELEEKEQKFNSLSDRLKSLKIKLSEIENKILNKKISINIEELDKELQKLNEDLNNKNQEREKLASQLGEIKGRIEELNKLLGNLNQVKGNVCPVCGRELSDDHKRKIQNEITEKLKELDELNKKLKLEINKINGLISELNQIINKKSKEKDIAIRNLADYNNLLTQQQELKKEIEEIENEIEQLSTYHEKYIKLKDEEKTLKPKYEEYLKYYDVTEEKIRELERQKVELENEIEEIMNKVREYYNTDLTQKIRDIEKRIQEIKGKENKLRELDTLLAKIETAKQKIKQNEEEIKKLTDELQLLNFDPNRFQQIKREKEVLEKILGEINSKKGELLGKKEVLENDIKRLEEQIKDYEEKLKNKQKLITAYDKLKKLREHLAEDKLQAYLMNTVKSLVEDSLNSILSRFELSFTRVEVDFNDKNGIYAYTTSGQRLPVNLLSGGERVSIALALRLAIAKSLMNEVGFLILDEPTVNLDEYRKKELIDIIRSTVEVVPQIIVVTHDEELLQAGDYIIRLEKRGDSSKVEVINND; via the coding sequence ATGATAATAAGAAGGATTGACATTGAAAATTTTTTAAGTCATGAAAGATCATCAATAGAATTTAAGGGAACTGTTAACGTTATAATAGGACATAATGGTGCAGGCAAAAGCTCGATAATTGATGCAATAAGTTTTAGTTTATTTAGGAAATCATTAAGAGATGCAAAGAAACAAGAAGATCTAATAAAACGAGGAGCAGGTAGAGCTACTGTAACTTTATACCTAGAAACTAAAGGTAAAATTTATGTTATAAAAAGAAATGCTCCAAATCAATATACATCGGAAGATACGATCTCTGAATTAGTTAATGAAACAAGGAGAACGGTTGCAAGAGGTGCTACTACAGTATCTCAAAAAATAAAAGAGTTACTTAATCTAGATGAAGAAGTATTAAAATCTACTATAATAGTAGGTCAAGGTAAAATTGAGTCTGTGTTCGAAAATCTACCAGATGTAACCAAAAAAATATTAAAGATTGACAAAATTGAAAAGCTTAGAGATTCTAACGGACCTATAAAAGAAGTAATGGATAAAATAAATAATAAAATTATTGAGCTTCAGAGCTTAGAAAAATACAAAAACGAAAGTGAAAATCAAAAAATTCAAAAAGAGAAAGAACTAGAAAATATAAAGAGAGAACTAGAGGATTTAAATATAAAAGAAGAAGAAAAAAAGAAGAGGTATGAAGAAATAGTAAAATTAAACGAAGAAGAAGAAAAAAAAGAGAAAAGATATGTAGAACTTGTATCACTCCTAAGTAAACTTAAAGACGATATTTCCAAATTGAGAGAGGAAATTAAAGATGAAAATAAATTAATAGAGGAGAGAGAAAAAATAGAGAAAGATGTACTGGAAAAAGATAAATTAATAGAGGAGAGAGAAAAAATAATTGAAGCTCAGAACAAAATTAAATTAGCCCAAGAAAAAGAGAAATCATTAAAAACGATTAAGATAAACTTAGCTGAACTAGAAGAGAAATTAAAGAGAAAAAGAGAACTAGAAGAAGATTATAAAAAATATATTGAGATTAAAAGAGAACTAGAAGAGTTAGAAGAAAAAGAACAAAAATTTAATTCTCTTTCTGATAGATTAAAGTCTTTAAAGATAAAACTTAGTGAAATTGAGAATAAAATTTTAAATAAAAAAATTAGCATAAATATAGAAGAATTAGACAAGGAATTACAAAAATTAAATGAGGATTTAAATAATAAAAACCAGGAAAGAGAAAAATTAGCTAGCCAACTAGGTGAAATAAAAGGTAGAATTGAAGAGTTAAATAAACTTCTAGGAAATTTAAATCAAGTTAAGGGAAATGTATGCCCAGTATGTGGCAGAGAACTTTCTGATGATCATAAAAGGAAAATACAAAACGAAATCACAGAAAAGTTGAAAGAATTAGATGAATTAAATAAAAAACTTAAATTAGAAATAAACAAGATAAATGGGCTAATTTCAGAATTAAATCAGATCATAAATAAAAAGTCAAAAGAAAAGGATATAGCGATTAGGAACTTAGCAGATTATAATAATTTGTTAACCCAACAACAAGAACTAAAAAAAGAAATAGAAGAAATAGAAAATGAAATAGAACAACTAAGTACATATCATGAAAAATATATAAAATTAAAAGATGAAGAAAAAACTCTTAAACCAAAATATGAGGAGTACTTGAAGTATTACGATGTAACTGAAGAGAAGATTAGAGAGTTAGAAAGACAGAAAGTAGAATTAGAAAATGAAATAGAAGAAATTATGAATAAGGTAAGAGAATATTATAATACTGACTTAACCCAGAAAATTAGAGATATTGAAAAGAGAATACAAGAAATAAAAGGAAAGGAAAATAAGCTGCGTGAATTAGATACATTATTAGCTAAAATCGAAACAGCAAAACAAAAAATTAAGCAAAACGAAGAAGAAATTAAGAAGCTAACTGATGAACTTCAACTTTTGAATTTTGATCCTAATAGGTTTCAGCAAATAAAAAGAGAAAAAGAGGTGCTGGAAAAAATACTTGGCGAGATTAACAGTAAAAAAGGTGAATTATTAGGTAAAAAAGAGGTGCTGGAAAATGATATTAAAAGATTAGAAGAGCAAATAAAAGATTATGAAGAAAAATTAAAAAATAAACAAAAATTAATTACCGCTTACGATAAACTCAAAAAGTTAAGAGAGCATTTAGCAGAGGATAAATTACAGGCTTATTTAATGAATACTGTAAAAAGCTTGGTAGAAGATTCTTTAAATAGTATTTTATCTAGATTTGAATTATCATTTACCAGAGTTGAGGTTGATTTTAATGATAAGAATGGAATTTATGCATATACTACTTCTGGTCAAAGACTCCCTGTTAATCTATTAAGCGGAGGAGAAAGAGTTTCAATAGCCCTAGCATTAAGGTTAGCTATTGCGAAATCTCTTATGAACGAAGTAGGATTTCTAATTTTAGATGAACCCACAGTAAATCTTGATGAGTATAGAAAGAAAGAGTTAATAGACATAATTAGATCAACAGTTGAAGTAGTACCCCAAATTATTGTAGTGACCCATGATGAAGAGTTATTACAAGCTGGAGATTATATTATAAGGTTAGAAAAGAGAGGAGATTCTAGTAAAGTTGAGGTGATAAACAATGATTAA
- a CDS encoding MTH1187 family thiamine-binding protein → MKVLVDIAVEPLGTSSTSISKYVKKVFEILDRRGIRYYPAPSMTTIELDDITQLGYLLKEINDELEKMGVKRVVTLLKIDDRRDKENSIDHKLEVIKK, encoded by the coding sequence ATGAAAGTTTTAGTCGATATAGCGGTTGAACCCTTAGGTACTTCATCTACGAGTATTTCGAAATATGTAAAAAAGGTATTTGAAATATTAGATAGAAGAGGTATTAGATACTACCCAGCCCCTTCTATGACAACAATAGAACTAGACGATATTACACAATTAGGCTACTTATTAAAGGAAATAAACGATGAACTTGAAAAAATGGGGGTTAAACGAGTTGTAACTTTACTTAAAATAGATGATAGAAGAGATAAAGAAAATAGTATTGATCATAAACTAGAAGTAATTAAAAAGTAG